A stretch of the Mycolicibacterium celeriflavum genome encodes the following:
- a CDS encoding macrolide-binding ATPase MABP-1 has protein sequence MDDGLVSDIKRGRAARNAKLASLPVGMAGRAALGFGKRLTGKSKDEVNAELMDKAAQQLFTVLGDLKGGAMKVGQALSVVEAAIPERYGKPYREALTKLQREAPPLPAAKVHRVLDQQLGTKWRERFQSFDDKAIASASIGQVHKAVWSDGREVAVKIQYPGADEALRADLKTMQRMVGVLKQLAPGADVQGVVDELIERTEMELDYRLEADNQRAFAKAYEDDPKFVVPKVVASAPKVVIQEWIEGIPLSQIIREGTQEQRDLMATRLFEFCDDAPRRLEMVHGDAHPGNFMLLPDDKMGVIDFGAVAPMPGGWPVELGQILRYAVDKDYDKLLPTMEKAGFIQKGQQVSTREIDEMLKQYVEPLEVPVFHYRRSWLQRMTTLELDRAAGQIRTARQMDIPPKLAIPMRVIASIVAISCQLDAHVDTRRIADEYVPGFANPDDV, from the coding sequence GTGGATGATGGTCTGGTGAGTGACATCAAGCGGGGCCGGGCCGCGCGAAACGCCAAGCTGGCGAGCCTGCCCGTCGGCATGGCGGGCCGGGCCGCGTTGGGCTTCGGTAAACGGCTGACCGGTAAGTCGAAGGACGAGGTCAACGCCGAGCTGATGGACAAGGCGGCCCAGCAGCTGTTCACCGTGCTCGGTGACCTCAAGGGCGGCGCGATGAAGGTCGGCCAGGCGCTGTCGGTGGTGGAGGCCGCGATCCCCGAGCGATACGGCAAGCCGTACCGCGAGGCGTTGACCAAGTTGCAGCGCGAGGCGCCGCCGCTGCCGGCGGCCAAGGTGCACCGGGTGCTGGATCAGCAACTGGGCACCAAGTGGCGCGAGCGGTTCCAGTCGTTCGACGACAAGGCGATAGCGTCGGCGAGCATCGGCCAGGTCCACAAGGCGGTGTGGTCAGACGGTCGCGAGGTGGCCGTCAAGATCCAGTACCCCGGCGCCGACGAGGCGTTGCGCGCCGACCTGAAGACCATGCAGCGCATGGTCGGTGTGCTCAAGCAGTTGGCCCCCGGCGCGGACGTGCAGGGCGTGGTCGACGAACTCATCGAGCGCACCGAGATGGAACTCGATTACCGGCTCGAGGCCGACAACCAGCGCGCGTTCGCCAAGGCCTACGAGGACGACCCGAAATTCGTGGTGCCCAAGGTGGTGGCCAGCGCGCCGAAGGTCGTCATTCAGGAGTGGATCGAGGGCATCCCGCTGTCGCAGATCATCCGCGAGGGCACCCAGGAGCAGCGTGACCTGATGGCGACCCGGCTGTTCGAGTTCTGCGACGATGCGCCGCGCCGGCTCGAGATGGTGCACGGGGACGCCCATCCTGGGAACTTCATGCTGCTGCCCGACGACAAGATGGGTGTCATCGACTTCGGCGCGGTGGCGCCGATGCCGGGCGGCTGGCCAGTGGAGCTCGGCCAGATTCTGCGCTACGCCGTCGACAAGGACTACGACAAGCTGCTGCCCACCATGGAGAAGGCCGGCTTCATCCAGAAGGGCCAGCAGGTTTCCACGCGCGAAATCGATGAGATGCTCAAGCAGTACGTCGAACCGCTGGAGGTTCCGGTCTTCCACTACCGCCGGTCGTGGTTGCAGCGGATGACCACGTTGGAACTCGACCGCGCGGCGGGCCAGATCAGAACCGCTCGGCAGATGGACATCCCGCCGAAGTTGGCGATTCCCATGCGGGTGATCGCATCGATCGTCGCGATCTCCTGTCAGCTCGACGCCCACGTCGACACCCGGCGCATCGCCGATGAGTACGTTCCCGGCTTCGCCAACCCCGACGACGTCTAG
- a CDS encoding alpha/beta fold hydrolase, which translates to MAKVAAFRSDDARARYVELYDAALASSPVPITESDVETSFGLTHVLTAGHPAMPPLVAIHPLAFSSASWVPLLPTFVANHSVTMLDAPGDLNKSVSIKPITGAGLVVEWLDEALSALGIQRAAVVGMSMGSWMATHYAMAFPGRIERLALIAPVGLVSNQHFTWILSGLLANHLRPTEARLEKFIEATATPVGRRRLQQDPWRMIIQQYVTGAIGFHKPVLSLLRPGSCDLQRLNSAEFPVLVMVGRRESLHDGPKMAARLRDRLPHARIELIDEANHLIPVDQPEVVERLLGEFLN; encoded by the coding sequence ATGGCGAAGGTCGCGGCATTTCGGTCCGACGACGCGCGCGCTCGATACGTCGAGCTCTATGACGCGGCACTCGCGTCCAGCCCCGTACCGATCACCGAATCCGATGTGGAGACGTCCTTCGGCCTGACGCACGTACTGACGGCGGGACATCCAGCGATGCCTCCGCTCGTCGCGATCCATCCTCTGGCGTTCAGCTCCGCCTCCTGGGTACCGCTCCTGCCGACTTTCGTGGCGAACCACAGCGTCACGATGCTCGACGCCCCCGGCGATCTCAACAAGAGCGTTTCGATAAAGCCGATCACCGGCGCGGGCCTCGTCGTCGAATGGCTCGACGAGGCGCTGAGCGCCCTCGGTATCCAACGAGCCGCGGTGGTCGGCATGTCGATGGGGAGTTGGATGGCGACGCATTACGCCATGGCCTTTCCTGGCCGCATCGAACGTCTTGCGTTGATCGCACCGGTCGGACTGGTCAGCAACCAGCATTTCACCTGGATTCTGTCCGGGTTACTTGCCAACCATCTTCGCCCGACCGAGGCGCGTCTGGAAAAGTTCATCGAAGCAACGGCCACACCGGTGGGCCGGCGGCGCCTGCAACAGGACCCGTGGCGGATGATCATCCAGCAGTACGTCACCGGCGCAATCGGATTCCACAAACCGGTTCTGTCGCTGTTGCGACCCGGGTCCTGCGACCTGCAACGGCTCAACTCCGCTGAGTTTCCCGTCCTCGTGATGGTCGGCCGGCGGGAGTCACTTCACGACGGGCCCAAGATGGCCGCCCGGTTACGCGATCGGTTGCCCCACGCGCGAATTGAACTCATCGACGAGGCCAACCACCTGATTCCTGTCGATCAACCCGAAGTTGTGGAACGCCTGCTAGGCGAGTTCTTGAACTGA
- a CDS encoding WhiB family transcriptional regulator codes for MSARAKSVPSGTCREKTKLTVPCHRADPDLWFAEDPVELERAKALCADCPIRRECLAAALERQEPWGVWGGEILERGTVIARKRPRGRPRKNTENPAAA; via the coding sequence ATGAGCGCTCGCGCAAAGAGCGTCCCATCGGGGACATGCCGAGAGAAGACGAAGTTGACGGTGCCGTGTCACAGAGCCGATCCGGATCTGTGGTTCGCCGAAGACCCCGTCGAGCTCGAGCGCGCCAAGGCGTTGTGCGCGGATTGCCCGATCCGCCGCGAGTGCCTGGCCGCTGCGCTGGAACGTCAAGAGCCATGGGGCGTTTGGGGTGGTGAGATCCTCGAACGCGGGACCGTCATCGCTCGCAAACGGCCGCGGGGCCGGCCACGCAAGAACACGGAAAACCCGGCAGCGGCTTAG